The Streptomyces tendae genome has a window encoding:
- a CDS encoding HD domain-containing protein has translation MTRTTLDALPVPDGATAAAALEVAAAHYSPAMLQHAQRSYLWAAARGTADGIPFDPELLYVAALFHDIALVPVFDSHTVAFEEAGGQVAAVFAAGAGWPAARRTRLAEVIVRHMWPEVEVSADPEGHLLARATATEIVGREADSYPAAFRAEVLERHPRLGLAGEFLPCFEAQAARKPESSAAGAVRSGLAVRVAANPLDSLT, from the coding sequence ATGACCCGTACGACGCTCGACGCGCTGCCCGTGCCGGACGGCGCGACGGCCGCCGCCGCCCTGGAGGTGGCGGCCGCCCACTACTCACCCGCGATGCTCCAGCACGCGCAGCGGTCCTACCTGTGGGCAGCGGCGCGCGGCACGGCGGACGGCATCCCCTTCGACCCGGAACTCCTCTACGTCGCCGCCCTGTTCCACGACATCGCCCTGGTGCCGGTGTTCGACAGCCACACGGTCGCGTTCGAGGAGGCCGGCGGCCAGGTCGCCGCGGTCTTCGCGGCGGGCGCCGGATGGCCGGCCGCCCGCCGCACCCGTCTGGCGGAGGTGATCGTCCGGCACATGTGGCCGGAGGTGGAGGTGTCGGCGGACCCGGAGGGGCACCTGCTGGCGCGCGCGACGGCGACGGAGATCGTCGGCCGGGAGGCGGACTCCTACCCGGCCGCGTTCCGGGCCGAGGTCCTGGAGCGCCATCCGCGACTCGGCCTCGCCGGGGAGTTCCTGCCGTGCTTCGAGGCCCAGGCCGCCCGCAAACCGGAGAGCAGCGCCGCCGGGGCGGTGCGGTCGGGCCTCGCCGTCCGGGTGGCCGCCAACCCGCTCGACTCCCTCACCTGA
- a CDS encoding NADP-dependent oxidoreductase — translation MRAITVHDPDTGVQGLTLTELPYPHAAENDVVVRVHAAGFTRGELDWPSTWADRAGRARTPSVPGHELSGVVEQLGYGTTGLTVGQHVFGMADWARDGSLAEYTAVEARNLAPLPADVDHVVAAALPISGLTAWQGLFDHGRLTAGQTVVIHGAAGSVGSVAVQLACEAGVRVIATGRAADRHTALGLGAHVFLDLESERLEAVGEVDLVLDVIGGTVLDRSTALVRAGGTLVTIAAPPTVRPADGRAVFFVVEPDRARLADLVRRVREGRLKPAVGEVRPLEDVPEAFAPGRGRHGRTIVRVVQEGPTEGDAR, via the coding sequence ATGCGCGCCATCACCGTCCACGACCCCGACACGGGTGTCCAGGGACTCACGCTCACCGAACTGCCCTATCCGCACGCCGCCGAGAACGACGTCGTCGTACGGGTGCACGCCGCCGGCTTCACGCGGGGCGAACTCGACTGGCCGTCGACCTGGGCCGACCGCGCCGGCCGCGCGCGGACCCCCAGCGTGCCCGGACACGAGCTGTCGGGGGTGGTGGAGCAGCTGGGCTACGGCACGACCGGACTGACGGTCGGCCAGCACGTCTTCGGCATGGCGGACTGGGCCCGTGACGGATCCCTGGCCGAGTACACCGCCGTCGAGGCCCGCAACCTGGCCCCGCTGCCCGCCGACGTCGACCACGTCGTCGCCGCCGCGCTGCCCATCTCCGGACTGACCGCGTGGCAGGGCCTGTTCGACCACGGGCGGCTCACCGCCGGACAGACGGTGGTGATCCACGGCGCCGCCGGAAGCGTGGGTTCGGTCGCGGTGCAGCTGGCGTGCGAGGCCGGCGTGCGGGTGATCGCCACCGGACGGGCCGCCGACCGGCACACCGCGCTCGGCCTGGGCGCCCACGTCTTCCTCGACCTGGAGTCGGAGCGGCTGGAGGCGGTCGGAGAGGTCGACCTGGTGCTCGACGTCATCGGCGGGACCGTCCTCGACCGCTCGACGGCGCTGGTGCGCGCCGGGGGCACCCTCGTCACGATCGCCGCGCCGCCCACGGTGCGGCCCGCGGACGGCAGGGCCGTCTTCTTCGTCGTCGAACCCGACCGCGCCCGGCTCGCCGACCTGGTGCGGCGGGTGCGGGAGGGACGGCTCAAGCCCGCCGTCGGCGAGGTGCGTCCGCTCGAGGACGTTCCCGAGGCGTTCGCGCCCGGCCGCGGCAGGCACGGCAGGACGATCGTCCGCGTGGTGCAGGAAGGCCCCACCGAGGGGGACGCACGATGA
- a CDS encoding PhzF family phenazine biosynthesis isomerase, translated as MTTTTSRPEVLRYTAFSSDPAGGNPAGVVLDASALEDRDMLAVAAELGYSESAFLTVPPEGLGGEAGRAYTIRFFSPRAEVPFCGHATVAAALALAERLGPGPLVFATPAGTVPVDVTRQGETLRATLTSVEPHLEDVTDADLAEALAALDWPATDLDPAFPPRIAFAGARHLVLAAATRARLADLAYDFERLEALMHRLDLTTVQLVWRESPALFHVRDPFPVGGVVEDPATGAAAAAFGGYARELGLVPEDAVLTLRQGEDLGRPGELTVTLCAGDPRVRVSGTGTRIG; from the coding sequence ATGACCACGACGACGTCACGGCCCGAAGTGCTGCGCTACACCGCCTTCTCCAGCGACCCCGCGGGCGGCAATCCCGCCGGTGTCGTGCTCGACGCCAGTGCCCTGGAGGACCGGGACATGCTGGCCGTCGCGGCCGAACTCGGCTACTCGGAGTCCGCCTTCCTCACCGTGCCCCCGGAGGGTCTCGGCGGGGAGGCGGGACGGGCGTACACCATCCGCTTCTTCAGCCCCAGGGCCGAGGTGCCGTTCTGCGGACACGCGACGGTTGCGGCGGCCCTCGCGCTCGCCGAGCGGCTGGGCCCCGGCCCGCTGGTCTTCGCGACACCGGCCGGCACCGTGCCGGTGGACGTGACGCGGCAGGGCGAGACGCTGCGGGCCACGCTCACGAGCGTCGAACCGCACCTCGAGGACGTCACCGACGCCGATCTGGCGGAGGCGCTGGCCGCGCTGGACTGGCCCGCCACCGACCTCGACCCGGCGTTCCCGCCCCGCATCGCGTTCGCCGGCGCCCGCCATCTCGTCCTGGCGGCGGCCACCCGCGCCCGTCTGGCGGACCTGGCCTACGACTTCGAGCGCCTCGAAGCCCTGATGCACCGCCTGGACCTGACCACCGTGCAGCTGGTGTGGCGGGAGTCGCCCGCCCTGTTCCATGTGCGTGACCCGTTCCCCGTGGGCGGGGTCGTCGAGGATCCGGCCACCGGCGCCGCGGCCGCAGCCTTCGGCGGGTACGCCCGTGAGCTGGGTCTGGTCCCCGAGGACGCCGTCCTCACGCTGCGCCAGGGAGAGGACCTGGGCCGTCCGGGTGAACTCACGGTGACGCTGTGCGCCGGCGACCCGCGCGTGCGGGTCAGCGGCACGGGAACTCGCATCGGCTGA
- a CDS encoding SRPBCC family protein yields the protein MPAAATQSVEEAIEVAVPVHTAYNQWTQYKTFPRFMRWVKGVEQLRPNLTRWVIGAGWVSYEYTAEIVEQRPDELIAWRGLGRWAGHRGEVAFRSVGTEHTEIVVRMGSLPHPAKRHLLHRIPVTARVVRAELGRFKWFIEGLGQESGAWRGVIRNGQVQPLEAEPPRSRVAGWPVG from the coding sequence ATGCCCGCAGCAGCCACGCAGTCCGTCGAAGAGGCGATCGAGGTCGCCGTTCCGGTGCACACCGCGTACAACCAGTGGACCCAGTACAAGACCTTCCCCCGCTTCATGCGCTGGGTGAAGGGCGTCGAGCAGCTCCGGCCGAACCTCACCCGGTGGGTGATCGGCGCCGGCTGGGTGAGCTACGAGTACACGGCCGAGATCGTGGAGCAGCGGCCCGACGAGCTGATCGCGTGGCGGGGGCTCGGCCGCTGGGCCGGACACCGGGGCGAGGTGGCGTTCCGCTCCGTGGGGACGGAACACACCGAGATCGTCGTGCGCATGGGGTCCCTGCCGCACCCCGCGAAACGGCACCTGCTGCACCGGATCCCGGTGACGGCGCGCGTGGTGCGGGCCGAGCTGGGCCGCTTCAAGTGGTTCATCGAAGGGCTGGGGCAGGAGAGCGGCGCCTGGCGCGGGGTCATCCGCAACGGGCAGGTGCAGCCTCTGGAGGCGGAGCCGCCGCGGAGCAGGGTGGCCGGCTGGCCCGTCGGCTGA
- a CDS encoding hemerythrin domain-containing protein, with translation MTVGAASFSLQDADSLGGDESILMRQRRDHARLDAMISRCQSEDLPADELDALWLDIVQLVFSHAFAEETVLWPLLRRVAPDGEALTRQVEEEHQEINELIARIERSPDDPRRAEWLQQAFALVRQDIRDEEDELLPHLRVAFDDRKLRRIGAAWEAVRATAPTRPHPGVPRRPPGNALRGVPLSVFDRLRDLAPGSGPAARRASLVAAGAVAAAGGAVVLAVRFARRTRS, from the coding sequence ATGACCGTGGGCGCCGCCTCGTTCTCCCTCCAGGACGCCGACTCGCTCGGCGGTGACGAGAGCATCCTGATGCGTCAACGCCGGGACCACGCACGGCTCGACGCGATGATCAGCCGCTGCCAGTCCGAGGACCTCCCGGCCGACGAGCTGGACGCGCTCTGGCTCGACATCGTGCAGCTGGTGTTCAGCCACGCCTTCGCCGAGGAGACCGTGCTGTGGCCGCTGCTGCGGCGCGTGGCACCGGACGGCGAGGCGCTCACGCGTCAGGTCGAGGAGGAGCACCAGGAGATCAACGAGCTGATCGCACGGATCGAGCGGTCCCCGGACGACCCCCGGCGCGCGGAGTGGCTCCAGCAGGCGTTCGCCCTCGTCCGGCAGGACATCCGCGACGAGGAGGACGAGCTGCTGCCGCATCTGCGCGTGGCGTTCGACGACCGCAAGCTGCGACGCATCGGCGCCGCGTGGGAGGCCGTGCGGGCGACCGCCCCGACCCGGCCGCACCCCGGTGTGCCACGGCGCCCGCCCGGGAACGCGCTGCGCGGTGTGCCGCTCAGCGTCTTCGACCGGCTGCGCGACCTGGCGCCGGGCAGCGGTCCGGCCGCCCGGCGCGCCTCCCTCGTGGCGGCCGGAGCGGTGGCGGCGGCGGGTGGTGCCGTCGTCCTGGCGGTGCGGTTCGCCCGCCGTACGCGGAGCTGA